The Aspergillus oryzae RIB40 DNA, chromosome 5 genome segment AGATTATATCTTATTCGATTGACCGTCATGGGATTGTCAAAAATGAGCACCAGATTAAACGCGCCATAGGGGGGCTCATCCATGATATTGCCATGACAGAGAACTGGATCGTCTTCTGCCAGTGGCCTACCTCTTTTGTCGACGGGACCACTGTTTGGGACACTAGCCGGCCCGCCATCTTTGTGGTAGCCCCAAGACATCCCAAGCACCCCTTGGAAGGCTCAGGCTGGGAGCCCTATGAGCACCGGATATATACGCACGATTTCAACTCGGAAATTGTACATACGGCTGGCGCGTGGGAGGAGGGCGGCAAGATCTTTTTCGAAGGCACATGGCCTCATGAGAGCCTCTTCCCATTCTGGCCGAAGACCGACGGCAAGAAACCATCTGAAAAGACTGTTGTGGACCTAGTCCGGCTGGAGATTGATGTCAGTCAGCCAAGCAATACGAGGATCCCAGATCCCGTTACCCTGGTGGACATTCCCAACGAGTTTCCGAGGATCGACGAACGTTTCTACTGTCGAAAGTACGACCACATCTTCATGAACATCTACTATTCCGAAACGGAGAAGTTTCTTGTGAACAAGCATGTTTTCGAAGGACTCAACGCCACCGCCATGCTGACCAAGAGCACCGGAGAGCTCAAGGTCTATTATCCGGGCCCTAACTGTCGGTGTCAAGAACCAGTGTTTATCCCTCGGTCCGACAGTGCCCCGGAGGGAGATGGGCACGTTATATTCGCGGTTGATCGCCTTGATATCAATCTCACCAATCTTGTGATCCTTGACACGAAGGACTTCGAACATCCCGTGGCAGTCATCGAGTTGCCGCTGCGCATGCGGGCTCAGATTCACGGGAACTGGGTTGATGCCAGGGAGCTCAACGGCCAACCTTTGGTTGTGCCGCCCCCTCTCCACCATATGACTTGGAGGCATAGACCTGGACAGTCGGTGCCCAATGGGCGGGGTTTCGTTGCTGAATCTAGTGGAGTCTAAGTCTTAACGAAGGATTGTTAACTATTTTGTGCGGGTTGAAGCAGCAGGCGGACTGTCTAGTAACATTCATTCTATTGCAAATGAAAGCTAATGTTCATTTTGCCCCATCCTTTACTTGATAGCGTGTATGAAGATATGTCGCCGATCGTTTGCCAAAGTGGCAGGTGCTAATGTACCATGATCCATGATCATGAGACAAGGGAGACTCTTGATTCATTTGATAATTGGCTAGGGATCGTAATCTTTTCTCTATTATTATGGTGCGCTTCCTGAGGCTGTAATAGGCCTGCAATGGTAGCCTGGCGGACCCTACGCAGTCATATGAGAAGAAGTCCTATATTCGTGCTCAAGAGTTATGGGTCGAGTGCCAGCATCTTGTCATTTGATGGTCGAGTTGATGAGGGATACGCGCATACCACTTAAGCAGGGTAATGACCATAGTGAAGTCTTCTATACTGTACACCTGCCTCCCAGTAAACTTCGATCAACCTTACATTCGGGGCCGGAAGTGGGTTTTTCGGTGGGCCCTCCCAGCCACCATGACTAGTCAAACCCTAATAACTACCATCTGGTTTGACGGGTGCATGCTTTCACTTTGGTTCGATCCTTTGCAGCTAGAATGGCTGAACCATAGAACTGTCCTTTGGACCCCACTTGactttcctcttctgtcgAGAATTGCGAGCTTGAACCGACACATTGGAGAAGGATAGTATCAGACAAGCTCTCTTACTATTCAATTAGCCATTTGCCTGGGATTGGACCGCGGCAGTCACTGCGTTGTTAGGGCAGGACctaataaattatttacaAGGCAGTGATGGTTTGAATTATCGCGGCAATTCTACGCCAGAGACTGCTCGAGAGGACTTGTTTGCTCAGGATTATGCAGTTAAATAGGAACGTACAGCTGAAAGAGACAGCCTAAGTAGGACTGCCCTCCAAATACGCGGTACAttcgaaaaagaagcctAGGTACGTATCGGTCCTGTTATCGGCTGGAAGTGTCCACGCTCTGCTTTGCCAGGCCCTCCAAATCATCCAACTGCGAGTACACCCATCTCTCGAACTCATTGAGCAGCTCAATAGCAGACTGGTCTCCGGTCGGTAGCAGCTGCGAGAGGTATACGCCAGCGACTCCTTTTTTGATGTCGATCCACTAGAATCAGTTAGTCAGCTAGAACGAGTTTCCCATATGTATCGGATGACCAACCCAGTAACAATTTGGCTTTCCGGACCAGGTGAGAGAATATGCCTCTCGTCGTCCCGGGACTCTAGATGTATTCACCAGACCACCGATCCCAAAATCCACGAACATATCATCCGGGACTGTATTCCAGATAGCATTGCGGGACGCTAACGCATAATCATGCGGTTTGTCCAGACCCAGAACATTTTCAAGCTGAGGTTGGAACATTTCCTTAACAGTCTCCGGACGGAGTAACTTTTCCGTCAGTATGCCATGACAGATTTTGAGCATTTCGTTCACGGTTGTGTATAGACCGCCTCCTCCAAAGTCTTCCGCGATTGGGTCTTGACAGAGAggattcttctcttcctgcaGACCCTGATCTGTTCGCACCCAGGCTTTAACCTTTCGGGCCCGTAGGTCTTCTCTCTGGTCGAGGTGGAATGTGGCATCCTTCACGGAGACAACATCGAAAACGTGACGCTGCAGGTATTCGCCGAGCTTCATAGAAGTGACTCGTTCAACCTTTTCACATTGGACATTGTTAGTTCATCGTGCCTGCGGACGACCAAACATTCCAGAACTTACTGCTTTTCCTGCCCAATCAATACCGGGAGAGTACATCCATCGTTCGCCGGGTTCGAAAAGCAGGAActggaactggaaaagcgTTTGGAGTACCGGCGGTTTTCCTTGCAACTCATGATAACGTGCCATAAGAGGATCCATGAAGAAGTATGCCATGCCGCTGGAGTGAGTCAACATGCGCCTTGTAGCCGTTAGTACATCTGAACCGTACATCACGATAGTTTCGGGGCGAGTATGCGACATATTTACCGTAGGGTAATCGGTTTGGTGGCTGGCCGAAAGGTAGGATTATCGTTCTCATCGAAGCCAGTCAAAATCCGCGGGTTTTTCCACTCCGGTAACACATTGGCGATGTCTGCATCCAGATCGAGCAGACCGCGCTCGACACATTGCATTACCGCAACAGTAGTCACTAACTTAGTCGAAGAGGCCACCCAATGCACGGCATCGGTATCAGTAGACTCGACCGATGCCTCCCCAAAGGCCTTAGCGTAATGCAAAGAACCTGGATTGATGAGTGTTAGCAAACAGTACTTACTGTCGGAAAACAGTGTGGGGTGTCGTTCAATACCATCTTTATTGACAGCTCCGAGTGTAACCCGTGGTAAGGGCTTCTTGCCATTCTCAAAtgacaggcgaagaagattcACTCTCTCTTCAAAGTTAGCCATCCTGGCAGATGGACGTCGACGCCGACAAAGTTGATCCCAAATTCAGTCTGACGATATTTCGGGTCCCGCCTGGCAGAGTATCGTTTATAATTGCATCAAAGCCATCGACATCGCAACAGAGCCAGGATTTATAATGCTGGCCTGTTGGAAGGCAACAGAGAGGTTGCCTAGCCATTCGGAGGGTACTTTGGCTCTTAAGGATATCAATGAGTGCCAGGGTTCGCAATCTGGCCCAAGTAGGAAAGTAGCTTTTCCCTAACGGGAATAGATTGGCAGATGGCCCCGGTAACCCTAGCTCCATAGTGAGTTTACATGCCCCCACTAGGACCCTCCTTTGAAATGTTGGATGGTAGTGGACATGCAATCCGAATAGCACAAAGCTTGGGTCTTCACCTTCCCGATTACAACGCGCCTGCTCGAAACCTGCAAGGGAAGTTGTACGCCGAATCTGGCACGAATGTATCCTGATGGACCGGTATGAAGAGAGCAGACCTCCGAGATGAATCCATCTTTGCTGACATTGGGTCGTCCCGTTATGTTACCAAATTGGCTGTCTGCAGTAGTCCCGTTGCCTAACATGATAGATGATGATTCCTTGATGTTGAAGCCGAGGGTTCCCTTGTTCGACCGGATAAAAGGCCATGTATAATGGAGTTTGACGTGTCCCCAATTAAGATTACACGACATGATGAACAGCCTCCTTCTTGAGCTGTACACAATTCACGACGGACGGCAAAATCCTGCCGACACGATCACGGTGTTCAAGCTGGATGAAGGCCTCATCAACGGGACTCGTGATCTTTCGGATGAACTTCAATTGGACGCGCCGTTGAACCGTCAGTTCTCTGTACGCCGGCGTTTAGCTATTGTAAGCAGAGTTCGGTACGTAAATTCTGACTAGATGACCGCAGAACAGACTGTAAGCGACTAACCAGTCTTAGTTTCTTTCACGCCAGAATGTTGCTGCTAGGGCCTATCCTGGCTCAATTCTGCTTGTCATATCACACGGCACAGCCAGTCGAAAAGCCTACCCAGCAGAGAGCGTACAATGCTCCAGCCCTTGTCTCGAAACGGATCATCGGTTAAAGGATGTATTCTACACCCATTCGACCGGAGTGGTATTTTCGGGCCCGTGCCAGCTTGGTGGTATTCCGTGCTGTGTATGAAATCCTCAACCTATCCACTGTTGACCCTCTGGCACAAACACTTACTCTACCCAAATGTTTATACGGCTGTCACCATCCTCCTTGCGAAGCGCATCCGTCCCGAAATAGGAACAAGTATAAAACATCACTCCAACGCTGTGTCGTGGAGCCGTGCAATTGAAATATTCAAATCCTACGCACGTATAGGGAACTCAGCTAGAAGATGCGTCGCTGCTCTTGTGCAAAAGCCTGACTCGATCATTGGAGAGCAACCGATAAGGTGGAGCTTGCGTCGATCCAGCGTGACGCTCTTGAGGATAGTTGGCTCCAGAAACAGATGCCTGGCGGCGATGGACCCGTCTTCTCAATGTGGGCAAGGAAGACCGACGTTGCTCAGAGACTTTCAAGCAGACTATACATTTTCCAGCACGCGACGAGCCTTGGCAACGTAGAGAGCTTGATGAAATGGCATGCTATGACTAACGAAGGACGGGATCCCAAAGTTCTGCTGGTAAGCTGTGGAgtagaagatgttgacgacGATATGAAAGCGGACGTCTTGCAGGGCCTGGAATCCATTAATTTGAGATTTTCAGTAATCTTCCCAGGTGAGTAGGTATTATCAAATCTGCGATACTCGGTATCATCTAGTAATCTAGGCCTAAAACTTAAGGGCTCAATTGACGGATATTTAGATCTGATTCTTTCTAAGTTCCACATACGAAAAGGATTTGCCAGAATTCTTCGTTACTAATGGCAATACTTTTGGCTGTCTTCTCATCTTTCAGCTTGTCGTTTTGAAGGCTAGGACTCCAGTGTATTTAGAACTCCTCGGTCGCTGTTAAGTCGAGACCTTCGACTCAGCATCTTCAACTCTTCGACCGTAGCCTTTTCAGTTTGGAGAACAACCGTGGAGCTCTCTGTACGCTGAGCAATGGGCTGCTGCGTTTGAGACAACTGCAGCATAATTCGGCGGTGTCCTTTGCTGAACACTCCTCGAGTCACTCCAGGATAATCGCAAATGCAGTCTACCACTTCTAGATATAGATGTGAAGTCTCtgggggaaagaaatgaatggcTGGAATAAAAGGAGCGTTCAGAACGGAGAAAATAATTTAAGTCTTTCAGGTTGAGAGTTAGCGCAGCGAATAGAGCTGGTCGAGAGAAGATGAGCTTACTTCCAACGAATATTAGTAGTGCAGATCGGGGTGATCATAACTACCAAAAATGTGAACAGCCAATTGTTCATGACCGATAGCGATACTCCACGGCTGCGAGTACGCAAGCTGGTGATTTCTGCCGGATAGAAGAATGGGATAGACAAGAATCACTGGGCGTAGCAGGTATTGAACAGGAAGAAGCAGGCGACAGCGCGAGTGCCCACCGCATAGCTATCAAACTGACCTTCATGCATTGGAGCTACAGGCATTGTGAGGTTCGCGGCTAAGGACGGGGCGGCTACCTTGCTGATGagcagccatggccatgTAACCAATTGTGCCCTCCAAGTGCCCTTCCACGCCTTCGATAGCCGGGCGCTATGGGAAACGAGCTTgatgaaggaagaagaggtactccgtagattGTAACTTTCGCAAAATCAAGAGAACTGGTTCATCAGCCTGCATTCCCTCCGCTATTTAATTGCTTGGGTGCCTCGGAGATCTAGG includes the following:
- a CDS encoding carotenoid oxygenase family protein (lignostilbene-alpha,beta-dioxygenase and related enzymes), which encodes MTTLPPIKGAESLPSRWSLTEDLGGYDMPIRLEGEIGDVMVRGTIPDSIDGTFYRVGSDHFTPTLPGHSPLLGHGVVSASRIHKGQVDFKIRYVQNDRYKLERNLKESVWGDMRDHPLSQHPCVKAVLTSTSNTNVIYWAGRLLALQEMDPPYAMDPDTLETTGVDPFGNQILSPTFTAHPKIDSNVNELVTWGIDHGANEIISYSIDRHGIVKNEHQIKRAIGGLIHDIAMTENWIVFCQWPTSFVDGTTVWDTSRPAIFVVAPRHPKHPLEGSGWEPYEHRIYTHDFNSEIVHTAGAWEEGGKIFFEGTWPHESLFPFWPKTDGKKPSEKTVVDLVRLEIDVSQPSNTRIPDPVTLVDIPNEFPRIDERFYCRKYDHIFMNIYYSETEKFLVNKHVFEGLNATAMLTKSTGELKVYYPGPNCRCQEPVFIPRSDSAPEGDGHVIFAVDRLDINLTNLVILDTKDFEHPVAVIELPLRMRAQIHGNWVDARELNGQPLVVPPPLHHMTWRHRPGQSVPNGRGFVAESSGV
- a CDS encoding serine hydrolase domain-containing protein (beta-lactamase class C and other penicillin binding proteins), translating into MANFEERVNLLRLSFENGKKPLPRVTLGAVNKDGIERHPTLFSDSKYCLLTLINPGSLHYAKAFGEASVESTDTDAVHWVASSTKLVTTVAVMQCVERGLLDLDADIANVLPEWKNPRILTGFDENDNPTFRPATKPITLRRMLTHSSGMAYFFMDPLMARYHELQGKPPVLQTLFQFQFLLFEPGERWMYSPGIDWAGKAVERVTSMKLGEYLQRHVFDVVSVKDATFHLDQREDLRARKVKAWVRTDQGLQEEKNPLCQDPIAEDFGGGGLYTTVNEMLKICHGILTEKLLRPETVKEMFQPQLENVLGLDKPHDYALASRNAIWNTVPDDMFVDFGIGGLVNTSRVPGRREAYSLTWSGKPNCYWWIDIKKGVAGVYLSQLLPTGDQSAIELLNEFERWVYSQLDDLEGLAKQSVDTSSR
- a CDS encoding uncharacterized protein (predicted protein) gives rise to the protein MPGGDGPVFSMWARKTDVAQRLSSRLYIFQHATSLGNVESLMKWHAMTNEGRDPKVLLVSCGVEDVDDDMKADVLQGLESINLRFSVIFPGDLFSLENNRGALCTLSNGLLRLRQLQHNSAVSFAEHSSSHSRIIANAVYHF